A region from the Ictalurus punctatus breed USDA103 chromosome 25, Coco_2.0, whole genome shotgun sequence genome encodes:
- the LOC108257951 gene encoding trans-L-3-hydroxyproline dehydratase, with amino-acid sequence MDFPKLPPHDGPLLSVVDMHTGGEPLRVIVSGFPTVSGDTVLTKRRYVRDHLDHLRKVLMFEPRGHYDMYGALLVESEIPEADLGVLFMHNEGYSTMCGHAVIALGRFAVDYSLVKTPTSPETQINIHCPCGLVKAFVEYSNGKTGAVRFHSVPAFAFATDVKVTVPGYGEITVDISYGGALYAFVNAEIFGLDVNTSRTRDLVDAATAVTNAVKSQVKLHHPVSEDLAFLYGTILTDGKDDFSEEPTANVCVFADAQVDRSPTGSGVTARIALQYHKGLIQLNKTRSFRSGTTGTIFTGKAVQETTCGEFSAVVVEVAGHAYYSGTASFTVENEDPLKNGFLLR; translated from the exons ATGGATTTTCCAAAACTGCCACCTCATGATGGACCCTTGTTGTCTGTGGTTGACATGCACACTGGAGGAGAACCTTTACGCGTCATCGTAAGTGGGTTCCCTACTGTGAGTGGGGACACTGTACTCACCAAACGGCGGTACGTACGAGACCATCTCGATCATCTTCGCAAAGTGCTAATGTTCGAGCCCCGTGGCCACTATGATATGTACGGAGCTTTATTAGTTGAAAGTGAGATACCAGAAGCAGATCTCGGGGTTCTGTTTATGCACAACGAGGGTTACAGCACCATGTGTGGCCATGCTGTCATTGCTCTTGGCCGTTTTGCTGTAGACTACAGTTTGGTAAAGACTCCAACTTCTCCCGAGACCCAAATAAACATCCACTGTCCGTGCGGCCTGGTGAAGGCTTTTGTGGAGTATAGCAATGGTAAAACGGGAGCAGTGAGGTTCCACAGCGTCCCAGCTTTTGCTTTCGCCACAG ATGTGAAAGTCACTGTTCCAGGATATGGTGAAATCACAGTGGACATAAGCTATGGAGGAGCTCTCTATGCTTTTGTGAATGCTGAAATATTTGGACTGGATGTCAATACATCCAGAACCAGAGATTTGGTGGATGCAGCCACTGCTGTAACGAATGCAGTCAAATCTCAG GTGAAGCTCCACCATCCTGTTAGTGAAGATCTGGCTTTCCTATATGGCACCATCCTCACGGATGGTAAAGATGATTTCTCCGAAGAGCCTACagccaatgtgtgtgtgtttgccgaTGCCCAG GTGGACAGGAGCCCCACTGGTTCAGGTGTGACTGCACGCATTGCTCTGCAGTACCACAAAGGTCTGATCCAGCTGAACAAGACCAGGAGCTTCAGGAGCGGAACCACAGGAACTATATTTACAGGCAAGGCAGTACAG GAGACCACGTGTGGGGAGTTCAGTGCAGTGGTGGTGGAGGTTGCAGGTCATGCTTACTACAGTGGCACGGCCAGTTTTACTGTGGAGAATGAGGATCCCCTGAAGAATGGCTTCCTCCTCCGATGA